The Magnetospirillum sp. 15-1 genomic interval CGATGCCAGCCATCCCGACATCCTGCTGGACTTCAACCGCTGTATCCTGTGCGAGCTGTGCGTCAGGGCCAGCGCCGAGGTGGACAAGAAGAACGTCTTCGCCCTGTCGGGACGCGGCAACACCAAGCACCTGATCTGCAACTCGGAAAGCGGCAAGCTGGGCGACACCAACATGGCCGCCACCGACAAGGCCGCCGACGTCTGCCCGGTGGGCGTCATCCTGCACAAGCGCCACGGTTTCGAGGTACCCTACGGCCAGCGCCGCTTCGACATCGCCCCCATCAGCGACAACCCGGTGCAGTACGCCCCGGTGAAGGAGCAGGTGTGATGAACGCCCCCCTCCCCAAGCGCAAGCTCAAGGTCGCCACCACTTCGCTGGCCGGCTGCTTCGGTTGCCACATGTCGTTCCTCGACATCGACGAGCGCATCCTCGATCTGGTGGAACTGGTGGAGTTCGACCGCTCGCCCATCACCGACATCAAGCATTGCAGCCCCGATTGCGACATCGGCATCATCGAGGGTGGCGTGTGCAACGCCGAGAACGTGCATGTGCTCCATGAGTTCAGGAAGAACTGCAAGATCCTGATCGCCATGGGGGCCTGCGCCATCAACGGCGGCCTGCCGGCCCAGCGCAACAGCCTGGATATCCGCGACATCCTGGCCGCCGTCTATGCCCAGCCGGGGCGCGGCGTGCACATCCCCAACGACCCGGAGATTCCGCTGCTGCTGAACGAGGTCCACCCCCTGCACGAGGTGGTGCGCATCGATTACTTCCTGCCCGGCTGCCCGCCATCCGGCGACGCCATCTGGAAGTTTCTCACCGATCTCTTGGCCGGCCGCACGCCCACCCTGGGCCACGGCCTGATCCATTACGACTGAAGGAACGCCCGCAATGAGGCACCAATTCGAACTGGAAACCGCCAAGAACCCCGAGGCGCTGAAACGCATCGTCATCGAGCCCGTGTCGCGGGTCGAGGGCCACGGCAAGGTCACCATCCTGCTGGACGACGACAATCAGGTGCATCAGGTCCGCCTGCACATCGTCGAATTCCGGGGCTTCGAGAAGTTCATCGAGGGCCGTCCCTATTGGGAAGTGCCGGTCCTGGTCCAGCGCCTGTGCGGCATCTGCCCGGTGTCGCACCATCTGGCGGCATCCAAGGCCATGGACATGATCGTCAACGGCGGCGTGCTGACGCCCACCGCCGAGAAGATCCGGCGCCTGATGCATTACGGCCAGATGCTGCAGAGCCACGCGCTGCACTTCTTCCATCTGTCGTCGCCCGACCTGCTGTTCGGCTTCGATTCCGACGTGGCCAAGCGCAACATCGTCGGCGTGGCCGCCGCCAATCCGGACGTGGCCAAGATGGGCGTGCTGCTGCGTAAGTTCGGCCAGGAGGTGATCCGCGTCACCTCGGGGAAAAGGGTGCACGGCACCGGTTCCATTCCCGGCGGCGTCAACAAGTCCCTGAGCCAGGAGGAGCGCGACTACCTCCTGAAGGACGCCGACCAGATGATCGTCTGGAGCCGCGACGCGGTCCGCATCATCAAGCAGCTTCACCTCTCCAATCCGGCCCTCTACGACGTGTTCGGCAACGTCCCCACCACCATGATGAGTCTGGTGGACGACAAGGGGGCGCTGGACTTCTATCACGGGGCGCTGCGGGCTCGGGACAGGGACGGCGAGGTGATCTTCGACCAGGTCAGCTACCAGGGCTACAACACCTTGCTGACCGAGGGCGTCAAGCCGTGGAGCTATATGAAGTTCCCCTACATCACCACGCTGGGCGAGGAGAAGGGCTGGTACAAGGTCGGCCCGCTGGCCCGCGTGCAGAACTGCGACCGCATCCCCACGCCCCAGGCGGAGGAAGAGCGCCTGGAACTGATCGCCCACGGCAACGGTAAGCCCATGCACGGCTCGCTGGGCTTCCACTGGGCGCGCATGATCGAGATGCTGTGCGCCGCCGAGACCATCAAGGACCTGCTGCTCGACCCCGACATCATGGGCGCCGAGATGATGGCTTTGGGCCCGCGCCGCGAGGAAGGCATCGGTGTCATCGAGGCGCCGCGCGGCACGCTTTTCCACCACTACCGCGTCAACGAGGACGACGTGGTGACCTATGCCAACCTGATCGTGTCGACCACTAACAACAACACCGCCATGAACGTGGCGGTCAGGGACGTGGCCAAGAACTACCTCCAGGGGCACGAGATCACCGAGGGGCTGCTCAACCACATCGAGGTGGCGATCCGCTGCTTCGACCCCTGCCTGTCCTGCGCCACCCACGCGCTGGGCAAGATGCCGCTGGAAGTCACGCTGGTGGATGCGAGCGGTGCCGAGATCGACCGTATGACCAAGGATACCGAGGGGCGGGTGAGCAAGGGGGCAGCGTGACCGCCCCCACCCTGATCTTCGGCTGGGGCAATCCGTCGCGGGGCGACGACGCCCTGGGTCCCGCTCTGCTGGATGCGATCGAGGCACTGCGCGACGCCCATCCCCGCTGGGGCAAGGTCGACCTGCTGACCGACTTCCAACTGCAGGTGGAGCACGCCCTGGATCTGGAGGGGCGCGAAAGGGTGCTGTTCGTCGATGCCTCGGCCGCGCCCGGCGACGCGCCGTTCCGCGCCGAGATCATCGCGCCGGCCAAGGATTCCTCATTCACCAGCCATGCCCTGTCGCCCCAGGGCGTCATGCATGTCTATGCCGAGATCAAGGGAAGCGCCCCGCCGCCCTGCACCCTGCTGGCCATCGCCGGCGAGGCATTCGAGTTGGGCGAGCCCCTGAGCCCGGCGGCCAAGGACCATCTCGACGCGGCCCTGGCCTGGACGCGGGACTGGCTGCTTGACCGTCCCGCCTGAAAGGGTTGGGAAATCCGTTCCCTGCATGGCGGCCCGGTCCATAGAGCGCGGGTTCGCCGGCCGGTGTGGGGCTATTCTTGCGACACTCGCGAACAGGGGTATTCCATCATGTCCGACACCGACCTGATTTCCCGCCTGCAGGGCTTTCCCGCCCCCACCTGCCGCTGCGGCGAGGGAGGGCACGAGCGCAATTGCCTGGCCGGCCTGCTGGCCGAGGCGGTGGCCGAGATCGCAAGCCTCCGGGCCGAGAATTCCCGGCTGTCCTCCATGACGGTGGCCGGCGCGCCGGGCCGCGGCGGCGACCGTCAGGTCTGGGTGCGGCTGATGTGCTATTACGGCTCGGACGGCGTGTGGAACAGCGATGACGAGACCGCCGATCCGGCCCCGGTGCTGCTGTCCCCCGGCCTCAAATCCGAGATCGTGGCGTGGAAGCATTCCCTGGACCGGATCGAGGCGGTGACCCCCGCGGTGACCGAGGCCTTCCAGACCCGGGCGCTGAACATCGCCCGGCGCATCAAGGAAGAGATGCCCGGCTGGCGCGTCGTCTACATCGACCGCACCAAGTCGGGCGCCGACATCCGCAACAAGGACTACTTCGAGCACGAAGTGACGCTGTGACGCCTCCGGCCGGCCATTGCGGGCGGGATGCCCGCATTCCCCGTTGAAGGTCGAACTCCGCTCGGACGCGCCGCCCAAGCCCGCTTATGGCGCGGCCTGCAACGGCTGCGGCCTGTGCTGCGCCGTGGCGACCTGTCCCCTGGGAATCATCTTGTTCCGCCGCCTGGAAGGCCCCTGCCCCGCGTCGCAATGGCGCGACGGGCGCTATGTCTGCGGCGCGCTGGCCGAACCCGGCCGTTTCGCGCCCCTCCTCCCCCGGCGCTGGGCATCGCGGCTGGTGGCGCGCTGGATCGCCGCCGGCAAGGGCTGCGACTGCCGCAGCGAGGTGGAGGATACGCCTCAGGCCTCGTAGAACTTCGACCAGCTGCAGGCCGGGCACGAGCCGATGGAGCCGGCTTCCGACTGCAGGGAATAGCGCAGCCGGCTGCCGCAGGACGGGCAGGAGGTCGGACGGACCGGCGGCTTTCCGGCGGGAGCCGGCGGTGCCCGGCGCAACAGCGCCTTGATGCGGGCCAGCAGCTCACGGCGATCGCACGGCTTGCTCAGAAACTCGTCGGCGCCGATTTCCAGGCCATACAGCTTGTGCTCCATGGCGGTATGGCTGGTCAGCAGGATGATGCCCAGCGCCGAACGCTGCCGCAGGCGCTGGACCAGGGTATAGCCGTCCTCGCCCGGCATCTCCACGTCGAGGACCACCAGATCGGCGGGGCCGGCGGCCAGCGCCGCCCACATCTCCTCCCCTCCGCCGCAGGAGGTGACATGGTACCCCTGGGCGGTGAGGAGAGAGTCGAGAATGGCGCGGACGGTGGGGTCATCGTCCACCACCAGAATATGAACAGACCTCATGACCGCTCAGAAAACCCCCGTCTGGATCATCGGGCTTTAATCGTCGTCGCGACGGTTCTTCTTGCCGCGGCCGGGATTATCCTCGGCCCCGCGTCCATCGCGGCGGTGCTCGTAGGAATTGCCCGGCCCATCGCGGCGGTCGCGGTCGCGATAGTCGCGGTCCCGGCGATCACGGTCATCGCGGCGGTCACGATCGCGCATATCGCGGTCACGGCGGTCGCGGTCACGGTCGCGTACGTCCCGATCACGATCATCACGGCGGTCGCGGTCACGTACGTCCCGATCACGATCATCACGACGGTCACGGTCGCGTACATCGCGGTCACGGTCATCACGGCGGTCACGATCGCGCACATCGCGGTCACGGTCGCTGCCGCTGCGAGGCGCGGTCTTGTCGATGGTATCGCGGGCGGCCTGTCCGGCGGCATCGGTGGCGGCGTCCTTGAGGACGCTGCCCAGCCCGCCGCTATCGGCGGCCGAAACCTGACCGGCGGCCACACCCAGCATCAGGGGAACAAGCAGAAACCAGGCTTTCATGGACGCCTCCATTCGGTTGCTATGCCCAAAGCCTATGGCAAATCAACCCGTAGGTATAGGAGCTAATCCACAGATGCCACGTCGCCCCGCGCGATGGTCAGGGCCTTGATCAGGGCATGGACCCGCATGCCCGGCACCAGGTTGAGCTGCGCCTGGGCCAGGGCGGTGATCTGCACCCACAGACGGGTGGCGCCACAGGCCAGGATCACATCCACCATGAAGGCATCGGCCGCCGCCACCGAGACGACGCTGGCCGGCAGCACGTTGCGGATGCTGACCCGCTCGGGCGCCTCGATGGCCACCGCCACGTCGCGGGCATGGATGCGGATGCGAACCCGGGCCCCCACCGGCAGGTCCGAACGGCTGACGATCAGGGTGCCTCCGTCGAAGGCCAGCCGGCTGACCCCATAGGCGGCATCATGGCTGGCGATGACGGCGGAGATCACGGCGCCCGCCTCGTAGCGGCCGGTCAGCGGCCTGAGGCCCGGGTCACCCATCAGGGTCTCCAGCGGCCCCGAGGCGGCGACCGTGCCGTCATCCATCAGCACCAGGGTATCGGCCAGCCGCAGGACCTCGTCCATGGAATGGCTGACATAGAGGATGGGAATGTTGAAGCGCCGCGCCAGTTGGGCGATGAAGGGCAGCAGTTCGGCCTTGCGCGCCGGGTCCAGCGCCGCCAGCGGCTCGTCCATCAGCAGGATGCGGGGACTGGCCAGCAGGGCGCGGCCGATGGCCGCCCGCTGCTTCTCGCCGCCCGACAGCTTGGCTGGGCGCCGGTCCAGCAGATGCTCGATGCCCAGCAGTTCGACAACCTTGTCGAAGGACTGGGTCCGCTCCGCCGCCGGCAGCAATCGCTGGCCGAATTCCAGGTTGCCGCGCACCGACAGGTGGGGAAACAGCCGGTGTTCCTGGAAGACATAGCCCAGGCGCCGGGCCTCGGGCGGCAGGTCGATGCCGGCCCGCCGGTCGAACAGTACGCGGCCGTCGACGCTGATCACGCCGTCATCGGGACGGGACAGCCCGGCCACCATGTTGATCACCGAGGTCTTGCCCGAGCCGGAGCGGCCATACAGCGCCGTCACCCCCGGCCCGGCCGACAGCCGGACGTCGAGGTTGAAATCGCCCTGGCGGCGACGGACATCCAGTTCGAGCACGCTTCCCCTACCCCTTCAGCCGGGCCTGGACGCGGCGCGCCAGGAATTCCGAGGCCAGCAGGGCGGCGAAGGCCACCACCACCGAGATGATGCACAGCCGCAGCGCCGCCTCGTCGCCGCCGGGCACCTGGGTCAGGGCATAAAGGGCGATGGGCAGCGTCCTGGTCTCGCCGGGAATATTGGACACGAAGGTGATGGTCGCTCCGAACTCGGACAGCGACCGGGCAAAGGCCAGGATCACCCCGGTCAGCACGCCGGGCAGCATCAGGGGCAAAGTCACCGACCAGAAGGTGCGAAAGGGGCCGGAGCCCAGGGTGCGGGCCGCCTGCTCCAGGCCACGGTCGACGCCTTCCAGGGCCAGACGGATGGCGCGGACCATCAGGGGAAAGGCGATCACCGCCGAGGCCACCGCCGCGCCCTTCCAGGTGAAGGCCAGGGTGATGCCCAGCCAGTCATGGAGCCAGCCGCCCACCACGCCGCGTCGTCCCAGCAGCACCAGCAGGCCGTAGCCGACCACCACGGGGGGCAGCACCAGCGGCAGATGGATGATGCCGTCCACCAGGACCTTGCCGGGAAAATCCCGGCGGGCCAGCAGCCAGGCGCAGCCCAATCCAAACGGCAGCGACGCCGCCACCGCCCAGAACGACACCAGCAGAGACAGGCGCAGAGCCTCGATCTCGAGCGGTGTCAGGGTGAACATGGGTTTCTCCGTCCAAGGGCAAAGGGAAACGTCATCCTTCGCGGCGCTCAGGATGACATTTCCTCGTCCCCCGTCAACGGCGGATCGGCTAGGCCTCTAGTCCAGCGGATAGACAAGACGTTCCGGCATCTCATGGAAGCCGAAATTGTTCTTGCCCGATCCCTTGACCGTGTACATGGCCCGATCGGCCAGACGGATCAGCAGCGCGGCGTCGTCGGCGTCGTCGGGGAAGACGGCGATGCCGACACTGGCCTGGACACTGGCGTCATGGCCATCCAGCTCGAAGGGCTCGGCCAGCCGCGCCACCACCTTGGCCGCCACGTTGCCGATCTCGTTGCGTCCCTCCACGTCGTGGAGGATCACCGTGAACTCGTCACCCGACAGGCGTGCCACCGTATCCGACGAGCGCACCGACAGCAAAAGCCGCGCCGCCGCCTCCTGCAGCAGCAGGTCGCCCACCGCATGGCCGAAGGTGTCGTTGACCGACTTGAAGCCGTCCAGATCGATGAACAGCAGGGCGAAGCGGGTCCGGTCACGCTTGGCCGCCTTGACGGCCTGACCCAGGCGGTCGAGGAACAGCGAGCGGTTGGGCAGGCCGGTCAGGGCGTCGAAATTGGCCTGGCGCCACACCTGCTCCTCGTCTTCCTTGCGCGCCGTGATATCGCTGAAGATACCCAGCATGTGGGAGACATCGCCGAAGGCGTCGCGCACCGTGGCGATGGACAGCCACTCGATGAACACCTCGCCGGTACGGCGGCGGTTCCACACTTCGCCCTGCCACTGGCCGGTATCGAGGATGGAGCGCCACATATCGCGGTAGAAGTCGTTGTCGTGACGCCCGGATTTCAGGATGTTGGGCTTGCGCCCGATGGCCTCGTCCAAACTGAACCCGGTAATGCGGGTGAAGGCGGTGTTGACCGCCTCGATGGTGCCGTCGGGGCCGGTGATCATGATGCCCTCGTTGGCGGTTTCCACCACCTTGGCCGCCAGTTGCAGCCGCTCCTCGGAATTCTTGCGCTCGGTGATGTCGTAGACCCAGGCGAGGTTGACCTGCTCTGTCCCGAACAGGGATTCGCGGATGGTCAGCAGCGTCCAGAACGGCGCGCCGTCCGAACGGCGGAACTGCACCTCGGCGTGATCGACGCTGCCGTGACGCTTCATGTAATTGATCACCGTGGCGCGCTGCTGGTCGTCCACGTAATAGTCGCGGGCCTTGGAGCCGATCACCTTGAGACGCGGCACGCCGATCAGCTCGCAGAAGGTGTGGTTGGCGAAGACGATCATCCCGTCGCGCTTGCGCGATATGGAGACACCGATGGGGCTGTCCTCGAGAACGCCGGCCAAACCGACGGGATCGAGTTCAGTCATTGCCACAACCGAGAATCACGACGATGCATGCTCTCCCCCCTTCTTCGGCTCCCCCCGGAGCCTCGGGCTCTCGCCCGATGGGAATGCTCACCCCGAACCCACGCCAATATAGGGCGAGTCGGACGCCGAAGCCTATACGCAATGTGCGCAAGGGGTGTTTCCTGTTGACCCGACCGGCCGAGGGGGCATAGTCGAAGCCTTCGGCCAACCACACGGAAAGCGGCGCATGTTCACCTATGCCCTGGTCGCCCTGGGAAGCGCCATCGGCGGCACGCTGCGCTACTGGCTGACGGCGGTGATCTCCGAGGCCAGCGCCAGCACCTTCCCTTGGGGAACCCTGGTGATCAACGTCACCGGCTCGGCGGCCATCGGCCTGTTCGCCACCCTGACCTCGGCCGACGGCCGTCTCTATGTGCCCAGCGAATGGCGCACCTTCTTCATGGTGGGCGTCTGCGGCGGCTACACCACCTTCTCGTCGTTCAGCCTGCAGACCCTGGCCCTGGCCGAGGGCGGCGAATGGCTGGCCGCCGGCATGAACGTCATGGGATCGGTGGCGCTCTGCCTGATCGCCGTATGGCTGGGTCACACGGCGGCCATGATCTTCAACAAATAGGAGAGCGGCCATGCGCATTCCCAAGGACGCCACCCTGCTCAGGATTTTCGTCGGCGAACAGACCCGCCACGACGGCAGGCCGCTGTTCGAGGCCATCGTCAAGGAGGCCCGGCACAACAATCTGGCCGGTGCCACGGTGCTGCGCGGCCAGATGGGCTTCGGCCACTCGTCCCGCCTGCACAGCGCCAAGATTCTCGCCCTGTCCGAGGATTTGCCGGTGGTGGTCGAGATCGTCGACGCCCCCGAAAAGATCGAGGCATTTCTCCCCATCCTGGATGTCATGATGCGCGAGAAGGGCCTGATCACTCTCGAGCGGATTCAGGTCCTGCGCTACGGCCCAAATCCGTCCGCATAGACAAAATCCAGCGACATCAGGACGTCACACCTCGTTTCTGAATGATTCCACGGGGCGACTGGACAATTTCGCCAATGGGTATAAGCTGATCGTCTAATGCGTGGGGCCGCGACCCGCCAAAACGGCGTCGAAACGGCCCTATTGGGCATCGGGGGATGCGCATGAAAAAAGTCCTGATCGTACTGGGCGCCGTCGTCGTTCTGATCATCGCCGCCCTCGTCGCCCTGCCGGCCCTGATTCCCGCGGAGCGTATCCAGAACGAGGTGGTGGCCGGCGTGAAGAACGCCACCGGCCGCGACCTCTCCATCCAGGGCAAGGTTTCGGTCTCGGCCTTCCCCTCGCTTTCGGTGCAGGTGGGCAATGTGGCCCTGGCCAATCCGCCCGGCTACACCTCCAAGGACCTGATCCGCCTCGGCGCGGTGGACGTCCGGCTGAAGCTGATGCCGCTCCTGGGCGGCAAGGTCGAGGTCGACAGCTTCGTTCTGGTCGATCCGGTGATCACGCTGGAAACCGACCGTCAGGGCAAGGGCAACTGGGTGTTCGACGGCCCGACGGCCTCTTCGGACAAGCCGGCCGCCGCCGCTCAGTCCAAGCCCGCCGCCGACAAACCCGCCGCCGCGCCGTCCGCCGGCCTCAACGACATCCGTCTGGGCGACGTGCGCATCACCAACGGCAAGCTGACCCAGATCGACGGCAAGACCGGCGCCAGGCAGGAGGTGAGCGAGATCAACCTCCAGGTGGCGTTGAAAAGCCTGTCCGAGCCGCTGTCGGCCAAGGGCAGTCTGGTATGGAACGCCAAGAAGATCGAGCTTTCCCTGGGCGTCGCCAGCCTGAAGGCCCTGATGGACGGCCAGAGCAGCGCGCTCGACATCGCCGTCACCTCCGAACCGCTCAAGCTGGGGCTCAAGGGCAACGCCAAGGGCGGCGCCGCGCCGGGCGTCGACGGCATGCTCGACCTCGGCGTGCCGTCCATCCGCAATCTGGCCGCCTGGGCGGGCTCGCCCATCACCATGGCCGGCAACGGACTGGGGCCGCTGTCCATCAACGGCAAGCTGGTCGCCGGACCGACCCAGATCGCCTTCACCCAGGCCAGCATCGCCATCGACGCCATCAAGGCCAAGGGCGACGTGACGGTCAATACCGGCGGCGCCAAGCCGGCCGTCAAGGGCCGCCTGGACGTGGACATGCTGGACGTCAATCCCTACCTGCCGCCGGACGGTGCGCCGTCCAAGGGCGGCGACGGCAAGGCGGCGGCCGGCGCCCCGCAGCAGGGGCAGGCCAAGGCGCACCAGGGTTGGAGCGACGATCCTATCGACGCCTCGGGCCTCAAGGCCGCCGATGTGGACTTCTCGCTGACCTGCGCCGGTATCCTGGTCAAGAAGATCAAGGTGGGCAAAAGCGCGCTGAAGCTGGTGATCAAGGACGGCAAGCTAGCCGCCGACCTCACCGAACTGGCGCTTTATCAGGGCGCCGGCAAGGGCCGGGTGGCGCTGGACGGATCAATGCCGGGCGTCGGCCTCGACGCCTCGTTCCAGCTAAAGGGCCTGCAGGCCGAGCCGTTCCTCAACGACGCCGCCGATACCGACCGCCTGTCGGGTACCGGCAATTTCGACGTGGCGGTGACGGGACAGGGCAAGACCCAGCGCCAGATCGTCTCCTCGCTGAACGGCAAGGGAGCGCTCACCTTCCTCAACGGCGCCATCAAGGGCATCAATCTGGCCGCCATGGCGCGCAACGTCGCCACCGCCTTCACCGGCGGCGCCGCGTCGTCGGAGAAGACCGACTTCGCCGAGTTGGGCGGCACCTTCACCATCGCCAAGGGCATCCTGACCAACAACGACCTGGCGTTGAAGTCGCCGCTGCTGCGCGTCGAGGGCAAGGGCACCGTCGATCTGCCCCAGCGCAGCGTCAATTACCGCATCGACCCCAAGGTGGTCGCCAGCCTGGAAGGCCAGGGCGGCGGCAACGCCGCCGGCGTCGTCGTGCCGATCCTGGTGACCGGCCCTTGGGACAATCTCAGCTACCGTCCAGACCTGGAGGCCCTGCTCAAGCAGAACGTCCAGAACGTGGGCAAGGCGGTGGAAGGCCTGATCCCCGGAGCCATCGGCGGAAAATCGTCGGGCTCGTCTCCCACCGACAAATTGAACCCCCTGAAGCTTT includes:
- a CDS encoding NAD-reducing hydrogenase moiety large subunit codes for the protein MNAPLPKRKLKVATTSLAGCFGCHMSFLDIDERILDLVELVEFDRSPITDIKHCSPDCDIGIIEGGVCNAENVHVLHEFRKNCKILIAMGACAINGGLPAQRNSLDIRDILAAVYAQPGRGVHIPNDPEIPLLLNEVHPLHEVVRIDYFLPGCPPSGDAIWKFLTDLLAGRTPTLGHGLIHYD
- a CDS encoding Ni/Fe hydrogenase subunit alpha → MRHQFELETAKNPEALKRIVIEPVSRVEGHGKVTILLDDDNQVHQVRLHIVEFRGFEKFIEGRPYWEVPVLVQRLCGICPVSHHLAASKAMDMIVNGGVLTPTAEKIRRLMHYGQMLQSHALHFFHLSSPDLLFGFDSDVAKRNIVGVAAANPDVAKMGVLLRKFGQEVIRVTSGKRVHGTGSIPGGVNKSLSQEERDYLLKDADQMIVWSRDAVRIIKQLHLSNPALYDVFGNVPTTMMSLVDDKGALDFYHGALRARDRDGEVIFDQVSYQGYNTLLTEGVKPWSYMKFPYITTLGEEKGWYKVGPLARVQNCDRIPTPQAEEERLELIAHGNGKPMHGSLGFHWARMIEMLCAAETIKDLLLDPDIMGAEMMALGPRREEGIGVIEAPRGTLFHHYRVNEDDVVTYANLIVSTTNNNTAMNVAVRDVAKNYLQGHEITEGLLNHIEVAIRCFDPCLSCATHALGKMPLEVTLVDASGAEIDRMTKDTEGRVSKGAA
- a CDS encoding hydrogenase maturation protease, encoding MTAPTLIFGWGNPSRGDDALGPALLDAIEALRDAHPRWGKVDLLTDFQLQVEHALDLEGRERVLFVDASAAPGDAPFRAEIIAPAKDSSFTSHALSPQGVMHVYAEIKGSAPPPCTLLAIAGEAFELGEPLSPAAKDHLDAALAWTRDWLLDRPA
- a CDS encoding response regulator transcription factor → MRSVHILVVDDDPTVRAILDSLLTAQGYHVTSCGGGEEMWAALAAGPADLVVLDVEMPGEDGYTLVQRLRQRSALGIILLTSHTAMEHKLYGLEIGADEFLSKPCDRRELLARIKALLRRAPPAPAGKPPVRPTSCPSCGSRLRYSLQSEAGSIGSCPACSWSKFYEA
- a CDS encoding Prostatic spermine-binding protein precursor, whose translation is MKAWFLLVPLMLGVAAGQVSAADSGGLGSVLKDAATDAAGQAARDTIDKTAPRSGSDRDRDVRDRDRRDDRDRDVRDRDRRDDRDRDVRDRDRRDDRDRDVRDRDRDRRDRDMRDRDRRDDRDRRDRDYRDRDRRDGPGNSYEHRRDGRGAEDNPGRGKKNRRDDD
- the modC gene encoding molybdenum ABC transporter ATP-binding protein, producing the protein MLELDVRRRQGDFNLDVRLSAGPGVTALYGRSGSGKTSVINMVAGLSRPDDGVISVDGRVLFDRRAGIDLPPEARRLGYVFQEHRLFPHLSVRGNLEFGQRLLPAAERTQSFDKVVELLGIEHLLDRRPAKLSGGEKQRAAIGRALLASPRILLMDEPLAALDPARKAELLPFIAQLARRFNIPILYVSHSMDEVLRLADTLVLMDDGTVAASGPLETLMGDPGLRPLTGRYEAGAVISAVIASHDAAYGVSRLAFDGGTLIVSRSDLPVGARVRIRIHARDVAVAIEAPERVSIRNVLPASVVSVAAADAFMVDVILACGATRLWVQITALAQAQLNLVPGMRVHALIKALTIARGDVASVD
- the modB gene encoding molybdate ABC transporter permease subunit; the protein is MFTLTPLEIEALRLSLLVSFWAVAASLPFGLGCAWLLARRDFPGKVLVDGIIHLPLVLPPVVVGYGLLVLLGRRGVVGGWLHDWLGITLAFTWKGAAVASAVIAFPLMVRAIRLALEGVDRGLEQAARTLGSGPFRTFWSVTLPLMLPGVLTGVILAFARSLSEFGATITFVSNIPGETRTLPIALYALTQVPGGDEAALRLCIISVVVAFAALLASEFLARRVQARLKG
- a CDS encoding diguanylate cyclase, whose protein sequence is MTELDPVGLAGVLEDSPIGVSISRKRDGMIVFANHTFCELIGVPRLKVIGSKARDYYVDDQQRATVINYMKRHGSVDHAEVQFRRSDGAPFWTLLTIRESLFGTEQVNLAWVYDITERKNSEERLQLAAKVVETANEGIMITGPDGTIEAVNTAFTRITGFSLDEAIGRKPNILKSGRHDNDFYRDMWRSILDTGQWQGEVWNRRRTGEVFIEWLSIATVRDAFGDVSHMLGIFSDITARKEDEEQVWRQANFDALTGLPNRSLFLDRLGQAVKAAKRDRTRFALLFIDLDGFKSVNDTFGHAVGDLLLQEAAARLLLSVRSSDTVARLSGDEFTVILHDVEGRNEIGNVAAKVVARLAEPFELDGHDASVQASVGIAVFPDDADDAALLIRLADRAMYTVKGSGKNNFGFHEMPERLVYPLD
- the crcB gene encoding fluoride efflux transporter CrcB, whose product is MFTYALVALGSAIGGTLRYWLTAVISEASASTFPWGTLVINVTGSAAIGLFATLTSADGRLYVPSEWRTFFMVGVCGGYTTFSSFSLQTLALAEGGEWLAAGMNVMGSVALCLIAVWLGHTAAMIFNK
- a CDS encoding DUF190 domain-containing protein → MRIPKDATLLRIFVGEQTRHDGRPLFEAIVKEARHNNLAGATVLRGQMGFGHSSRLHSAKILALSEDLPVVVEIVDAPEKIEAFLPILDVMMREKGLITLERIQVLRYGPNPSA
- a CDS encoding AsmA family protein, translated to MKKVLIVLGAVVVLIIAALVALPALIPAERIQNEVVAGVKNATGRDLSIQGKVSVSAFPSLSVQVGNVALANPPGYTSKDLIRLGAVDVRLKLMPLLGGKVEVDSFVLVDPVITLETDRQGKGNWVFDGPTASSDKPAAAAQSKPAADKPAAAPSAGLNDIRLGDVRITNGKLTQIDGKTGARQEVSEINLQVALKSLSEPLSAKGSLVWNAKKIELSLGVASLKALMDGQSSALDIAVTSEPLKLGLKGNAKGGAAPGVDGMLDLGVPSIRNLAAWAGSPITMAGNGLGPLSINGKLVAGPTQIAFTQASIAIDAIKAKGDVTVNTGGAKPAVKGRLDVDMLDVNPYLPPDGAPSKGGDGKAAAGAPQQGQAKAHQGWSDDPIDASGLKAADVDFSLTCAGILVKKIKVGKSALKLVIKDGKLAADLTELALYQGAGKGRVALDGSMPGVGLDASFQLKGLQAEPFLNDAADTDRLSGTGNFDVAVTGQGKTQRQIVSSLNGKGALTFLNGAIKGINLAAMARNVATAFTGGAASSEKTDFAELGGTFTIAKGILTNNDLALKSPLLRVEGKGTVDLPQRSVNYRIDPKVVASLEGQGGGNAAGVVVPILVTGPWDNLSYRPDLEALLKQNVQNVGKAVEGLIPGAIGGKSSGSSPTDKLNPLKLFGR